DNA sequence from the bacterium genome:
AATATATCGGCATTTTTTCCTTTTTTTTAAAGATAAAATTTTAGTTTTTCTCTTTTTGAATAAAATAAAGTGTTAAAAACCTAGGCAGGATTTGTTTCTACAAACTTATGGGTAAGTTCCAGTTTTTTTTGTTTTTTTGCAGTATAAAGGATTAAATTTCTTAAACCCTTTTTGTATTCGTAAATGTGATGATTGAATATCGACATTATCAAAACTCCAAATCATATCTCCATAAAATAGACCAATACGGCCAAAATAATTAATACTGCTCCCGTAATGGCCTTTTCATGGCGATCTAAGAAATGCCACTTTATTCGCTCTGTGCCCTTCATGCCCAAATCCACCATCAGGATCATACCAAGAATCGTTACAATCAGATAGATGGCTGAAACCATAACAATGCCGGACCAGCCTCTGGTCCCTGCTACAAAAAAGTAGGAACCAATGGCAACGCATGGCGAAAAGAAAAGCGCGGTAGCCAAAGGAAATATAATAGCCGATTTTGACTTTTTTGAAATCGCACCGGTTCTTACGGAATCTTGATGATGCTGCCCACCGTGGCTTTTAAAATTCAAAAAAATATAGACAAGTCCTAAACTAACCAGAATCAAAGGAGATGCAATCCTCATTATAAATTCATTGGCGGAAGAAAGTTTGTAGCCAATTATCCCAATAAGAGTTCCAATTAAAATAGTGCTAATTATATGAGGAATAGCAATCAAGGCCGTAATCCAGGAAGTCTCCACACGAGACCACTTCTCGGTTTTACTGATCATAATCAGCGGAATCCAATGATCCGGCATTAACGCATGGACTATACTTAAAACTAAAGCACCAACTGAAACTGTTATCATATAATTACGGGATTTCAAAGGTTAAAGTTGCCGTATAATGTAACTCATTGCATTTATCTTTTAAGTCATCCAAAGCAGGTAATTTTATATCTGCTTTTATTAACCAAGCGCCCCAATGGGTAAGCCTGATTTTAGCTATTCCTTCTCCGTTTGTAGAAGTAGCATAGGCAAAATCATCACCCGTAGAAAAACCCATGTAAGTAGCATATACTTTACAGAATCTCGCTGGTTTGCCTTCAAACAAAATCACAACTGGCAAAAAATGCCCTCCACAGCCGTGAAGTTTATAAGGGTTTTCCAAAGGAATTATCTCTAATCTATGTCCCACTGGTTTTGAAAAAGCATCATCTTCTGCCTCACCGACATCTATTAGACTCTTGGCATATTGTTCGTAGTAAAGGCTTAAAATAACACTGTTAAGTCCTGTCTTAGGCCCAATTTTATGATGAACTTCTCCTTTATCAACATACATCGCGTAAAACCCAGGCTTTTTGGAAGCAGTTACTATGTATGAACCTGGTTGCTTAAAATTTATCTGAGTAGCCAAGAATCCTCCAGCGTTAGGAGTTATCTTTTCGATTCCGCCATCAGGATAAATCAAAGAGAACCCCCCCTGTAAATCCTCAACAGCCAAAAAGTCATCTACCGGATAACTATGCCCCCAGCCAAAGTAGACATTGGTTTTTGCTCCATACTTAGGATGAAATTCCACCCTATAATCTGTAGCATTTATCCATAGCGTATGGGCAAAAGCATCCACAGAAAACATCAAACAGCCACTTAAAAACAAACCTAAAACAAAAAGATTTTTTATATTTTTCATTTCACACCTCCTAATTTAACTTTCAACCCGCCCATAAATTCGGTGCCATCTATGTCATACTCATCAGAGATGTTTTTCTTACCAAAGATATTATCCACCCGGGCAAAAACTTGAGCATGTTTCCCAATGTCTTTAGTTAAGGCAAGATTGAATATGGTGTAACCTTCTAATCTGTTGTAATTACTATCATATCTTCTTCCGATATACTCACCTTCTAAATTTATGCTAAGCTCAATTTTAGGAATCTCATAGCCTAACTCTAAGCTCAATTTATGCTTTGGCTTATATGTAAGCTCCTTTCCTGTAGATTCATCTTTGGTGTCCAAAAAGGTGTACCCTAATTTTGTGGTTAAATTTTCCACGAGTTGGCTGGTTAAATTTAACTCTATACCTTGAGTCCTTGCTTTATCTACATTTTCCCAATACATATCATAGGGAGGAGGGCTGGGTTTTTTTACAATTCTATAGCTCATCAAATTCTTAAGCTCATTCCTAAAAAGGGATAGTTCAGTCAGAAGTTTTTCTGAAAATTTATACTCTGCACCTACTTGATAGCCGATAGAGTCTTCTGGTTTTAAATCAGGATTTGCATGGACAAGATAAGGCCCCATTCTCCAGCCATCAGCATATAATCTAACTAAAGGGGGCGCCTTAAAACCTGTGCCTACAGAGGCTCTCAATTTAAGATCATCTATTACTTTATAAAGCAAGCTGGCTTTGGGA
Encoded proteins:
- a CDS encoding DUF2023 family protein, which produces MSIFNHHIYEYKKGLRNLILYTAKKQKKLELTHKFVETNPA
- a CDS encoding DUF4198 domain-containing protein, which produces MKNIKNLFVLGLFLSGCLMFSVDAFAHTLWINATDYRVEFHPKYGAKTNVYFGWGHSYPVDDFLAVEDLQGGFSLIYPDGGIEKITPNAGGFLATQINFKQPGSYIVTASKKPGFYAMYVDKGEVHHKIGPKTGLNSVILSLYYEQYAKSLIDVGEAEDDAFSKPVGHRLEIIPLENPYKLHGCGGHFLPVVILFEGKPARFCKVYATYMGFSTGDDFAYATSTNGEGIAKIRLTHWGAWLIKADIKLPALDDLKDKCNELHYTATLTFEIP